The following coding sequences lie in one Aquabacterium olei genomic window:
- a CDS encoding NAD(P)H-dependent oxidoreductase, whose amino-acid sequence MSKQIAIVYFSGYGHTRRMAEAVAEGAGATLVAVDAEGNLPDSGWATLAAADAIVFGAPTYMGNVPWQFKKFIDATSRIWYTQGWKDKLAAGFTNSASMNGDKLSTLHYLFTLAMQHSMVWVGTGMMPSNSKAATRNDVNYVASFSGAMASTPSDASVDEMLPGDLETARLFGERVRAVASRFNA is encoded by the coding sequence ATGAGCAAGCAGATCGCCATCGTGTATTTCAGCGGCTACGGCCACACCCGACGCATGGCCGAGGCCGTCGCCGAGGGCGCCGGTGCGACCCTGGTGGCCGTGGACGCCGAAGGCAACCTGCCCGACAGCGGCTGGGCCACGCTGGCCGCTGCCGACGCCATCGTGTTCGGCGCGCCGACCTACATGGGCAACGTGCCCTGGCAGTTCAAGAAGTTCATCGATGCAACATCGCGCATCTGGTACACGCAAGGCTGGAAGGACAAGCTGGCCGCCGGCTTCACCAACTCGGCCTCGATGAACGGCGACAAGCTGTCGACGTTGCACTACCTGTTTACCCTGGCCATGCAACACAGCATGGTGTGGGTCGGCACGGGCATGATGCCGAGCAACAGCAAGGCTGCGACGCGCAACGACGTGAACTACGTGGCCTCGTTCAGCGGCGCCATGGCCTCGACCCCCTCGGACGCCAGCGTGGACGAGATGCTGCCGGGGGACCTCGAGACCGCCCGCCTGTTTGGCGAGCGCGTGCGCGCCGTGGCCAGCCGCTTCAACGCCTGA
- a CDS encoding 23S rRNA (adenine(2030)-N(6))-methyltransferase RlmJ, translating to MFSYRHGFHAGNHADVLKHTVLVQLLSHLLQKDKPFWVIDTHAGGGLYDLTAGYAARSGEAASGIQALWPKRHDPAMPEAVKAFVKQVAAVNHGDTLQWYPGSPQLAAQMLREGDHLRLYELHPTESKVLEQHFESVRRGVSIQVADGFAGLRGVLPPPPRRGLVHIDPPYEVKDDYKIVVQTLKDAVPRFATGTYAIWYPEVARHEAQQLPGQLKRVAASLPKVDWLHATLRVKAAARDGVGLFGSGMFIINPPWTLYDRLAEALPWLVEKLGEDDHAAYTLEAQQN from the coding sequence ATGTTCAGTTATCGACACGGCTTCCACGCGGGCAACCACGCCGATGTGCTCAAGCACACGGTGCTGGTGCAGTTGCTTTCGCACCTGCTGCAGAAAGACAAACCCTTCTGGGTGATCGACACCCATGCGGGCGGCGGCCTGTACGACCTCACCGCGGGCTACGCCGCACGCAGCGGCGAGGCGGCCTCGGGCATCCAGGCCTTGTGGCCCAAGCGGCACGACCCGGCCATGCCGGAAGCCGTCAAGGCCTTTGTGAAACAGGTGGCGGCCGTGAACCACGGCGACACGCTCCAGTGGTATCCCGGCTCGCCGCAACTGGCGGCGCAGATGCTGCGCGAGGGCGACCACCTGCGCCTGTATGAGCTGCATCCCACCGAAAGCAAGGTGCTGGAGCAGCACTTCGAGTCGGTGCGGCGCGGCGTCAGCATCCAGGTGGCCGATGGTTTTGCAGGCCTCCGCGGCGTGCTGCCGCCTCCACCACGCCGCGGCCTGGTGCACATCGACCCGCCGTACGAGGTCAAGGACGACTACAAGATCGTGGTCCAGACGCTGAAGGATGCCGTGCCGCGCTTTGCCACCGGCACGTACGCCATCTGGTACCCCGAGGTGGCGCGCCATGAGGCGCAACAGCTGCCAGGCCAACTCAAGCGCGTGGCGGCGTCGCTGCCCAAGGTTGACTGGCTCCACGCCACGCTGCGCGTCAAGGCCGCTGCCCGCGACGGTGTGGGCCTGTTCGGCAGCGGCATGTTCATCATCAACCCGCCGTGGACGCTGTACGACCGCCTGGCCGAAGCGCTGCCCTGGCTGGTCGAGAAGCTCGGCGAAGACGACCACGCCGCCTACACCCTCGAAGCCCAGCAGAACTGA
- a CDS encoding pirin family protein, giving the protein MLTLRRSEDRGYADHGWLQSFHSFSFADYHDPAFMGFGPLRVINDDVIAPGRGFGMHGHRDMEIVTYVLDGALAHQDSLGNGATILPGDVQRMSAGKGILHSEFNHETASATHLLQIWIQPTARGIRPSYEQKHFGAADKRGQLRLVASPDGREGSVGMTADALLYAGLFDGAEAAELALDPRRKAYVHVALGELAVNGQALKAGDAAMLEGEALLRLDGGRQAEVLVFDLAA; this is encoded by the coding sequence ATGCTCACGCTGCGCCGATCCGAAGACCGCGGCTATGCCGACCACGGCTGGCTGCAGAGCTTCCACAGCTTCTCGTTCGCGGACTACCACGACCCGGCCTTCATGGGGTTCGGCCCGCTGCGCGTCATCAACGACGACGTGATCGCCCCCGGGCGGGGCTTCGGCATGCACGGCCACCGCGACATGGAGATCGTGACCTACGTGCTGGACGGCGCGCTGGCCCACCAGGACAGTCTGGGCAATGGCGCCACCATCCTGCCGGGCGATGTGCAGCGCATGAGTGCCGGCAAGGGCATCCTGCACAGCGAGTTCAACCACGAGACGGCGTCCGCCACGCACCTGCTGCAGATCTGGATCCAGCCCACGGCGCGCGGCATCCGCCCGAGCTACGAGCAGAAGCACTTCGGTGCGGCCGACAAACGCGGGCAACTGCGCCTGGTGGCGTCACCCGACGGCCGCGAGGGCTCGGTCGGCATGACGGCCGACGCGCTGCTGTATGCCGGCCTGTTCGACGGCGCTGAAGCGGCCGAACTGGCGCTCGACCCGCGTCGCAAGGCCTATGTGCATGTGGCGCTGGGCGAACTGGCCGTCAACGGTCAGGCGCTGAAGGCCGGGGATGCCGCGATGCTGGAGGGCGAGGCGCTGCTGCGTCTGGACGGCGGGCGCCAGGCCGAAGTGCTGGTGTTCGATCTGGCCGCCTGA
- a CDS encoding LysR family transcriptional regulator gives MQDRRHVLTPDALLMMDTIARTGSFAAAARELGKVPSALTYSVRQLEDALDVLLFDRRSRQARLTTAGEELLREGRLLLQQMAAVANRVQRVASGWEAELTIAVDKAMAPHAIFDLMEAFYALKPPTRLRMRSEVMTGTWEALTTGKADLAIGVPADRVVGSDMRQELIGEFKFIFAVAPHHPLAAEPGPLSPAEIARHRIIAVADTAQGLTPMTVGILPGQDVLTLPSMSAKLEAQLRGLGCGYLPEPMLRPYLDQGRLVHKPVTGPERLIRSFYAWRQPSAQPGLGLTWWLHQLASPTTRRALLERHEGLLL, from the coding sequence ATGCAGGATCGCCGCCACGTCCTCACGCCCGACGCCCTGCTGATGATGGACACCATCGCCCGCACCGGCAGCTTCGCGGCCGCCGCCCGGGAGCTCGGCAAGGTGCCTTCGGCCCTCACCTACAGCGTGCGCCAGCTGGAAGACGCGCTCGATGTGCTGCTGTTCGACCGGCGCAGCCGCCAGGCCCGCCTGACGACGGCCGGCGAGGAACTGCTGCGCGAAGGCCGCCTGTTGCTGCAGCAGATGGCCGCCGTGGCCAACCGGGTGCAACGTGTGGCCTCGGGGTGGGAAGCCGAGCTGACGATTGCCGTCGACAAGGCCATGGCGCCCCACGCGATCTTCGACCTGATGGAGGCGTTCTATGCGCTCAAGCCCCCCACCCGCCTGCGCATGCGCAGCGAGGTCATGACCGGCACCTGGGAGGCCCTGACCACCGGCAAGGCCGATCTCGCCATTGGCGTGCCGGCCGATCGCGTGGTGGGTTCCGACATGCGGCAGGAGCTGATCGGCGAGTTCAAGTTCATCTTCGCGGTGGCGCCCCACCACCCGCTCGCTGCCGAACCCGGCCCGCTGAGCCCGGCCGAGATCGCCCGCCACCGCATCATCGCCGTGGCCGACACGGCGCAGGGGCTGACCCCGATGACGGTCGGCATCCTTCCCGGCCAGGACGTGCTCACCCTGCCCTCCATGTCGGCGAAGCTCGAAGCCCAACTGCGGGGCCTGGGCTGCGGCTACCTGCCCGAGCCCATGTTGCGCCCCTATCTGGATCAGGGCCGACTGGTGCACAAGCCGGTGACCGGCCCGGAACGCCTGATCCGCTCGTTCTACGCCTGGCGCCAGCCCAGCGCCCAGCCGGGGCTGGGGCTCACGTGGTGGCTGCACCAACTCGCCAGCCCGACCACCCGGCGCGCGCTGCTCGAGCGCCATGAGGGCCTGCTGCTGTGA
- the gluQRS gene encoding tRNA glutamyl-Q(34) synthetase GluQRS, translating to MSAGAPYVGRFAPSPTGPLHAGSLVAALASWLDARAHGGQWLVRIEDVDTPRCVPGADTLILQQLATCGLYPDAPPLWQSHRGDRYQAALDRLIAQGTAYGCACTRSDIARANAELGRIKPRHGDLVYPGTCRPDHTGLRGRAPRAWRVSVPQGAAGHWLWVDRRLGPQSQQLDEAVGDFVVRRADGLWAYQLAVVVDDAEQGITDVVRGEDLADNTPRQMWLQQQLGWPHPRYLHTPLVMGDNGEKLSKQNGAAALALDDPLDALRRAGAVLGLSAVAGGTVSEWLGAAIPAWRARLACWASSAPRAETIA from the coding sequence GTGAGCGCTGGCGCCCCCTACGTCGGCCGCTTTGCGCCGTCGCCCACCGGCCCATTGCATGCGGGTTCCTTGGTGGCGGCCCTGGCCAGCTGGCTGGACGCGCGCGCGCACGGCGGGCAGTGGCTGGTGCGCATCGAAGACGTCGACACCCCGCGCTGCGTGCCGGGTGCCGACACGCTGATCCTGCAGCAGCTGGCGACCTGCGGCCTGTACCCCGACGCGCCGCCGCTGTGGCAGAGCCACCGGGGAGACCGCTATCAGGCTGCGCTCGACCGGCTCATCGCCCAGGGCACGGCCTACGGTTGCGCCTGCACCCGCAGCGACATCGCGCGCGCGAACGCCGAGCTGGGCCGCATCAAGCCCCGGCATGGCGATCTGGTCTACCCCGGGACCTGCCGCCCCGACCACACGGGCCTGCGGGGTCGCGCGCCCCGCGCCTGGCGGGTCTCTGTACCGCAAGGCGCCGCCGGGCACTGGCTCTGGGTCGACCGGCGGCTGGGCCCGCAGTCACAGCAGCTGGACGAGGCCGTCGGCGACTTTGTGGTGCGCCGGGCGGACGGCCTGTGGGCCTACCAGCTGGCGGTGGTGGTGGACGATGCCGAGCAGGGCATCACCGACGTCGTGCGGGGCGAAGACCTCGCGGACAACACGCCCCGCCAGATGTGGCTGCAGCAGCAACTGGGCTGGCCTCACCCGCGCTACCTGCACACGCCGCTGGTGATGGGCGACAACGGCGAGAAACTGTCGAAGCAGAACGGTGCGGCGGCCCTGGCGCTCGATGATCCGCTGGACGCGCTGCGGCGGGCGGGTGCCGTGCTGGGCCTGTCCGCTGTGGCCGGCGGCACTGTGAGCGAGTGGCTCGGCGCCGCCATTCCGGCCTGGCGGGCCAGGCTGGCGTGCTGGGCCTCCTCCGCTCCCCGCGCCGAAACCATCGCCTGA
- a CDS encoding cupin domain-containing protein, with the protein MTQHADRPGIVRFDAPVGGGAIDHPRPDRLEQGNPRRETWTLYEPAAGDLSAGIWACEVGRWRIVFPPGKHEYFFVLEGHVRLHDAAGGWTDVRAGEGAVIPGGFVGAFEVIEPVRKHFVLVGG; encoded by the coding sequence ATGACGCAGCATGCAGATCGGCCGGGCATCGTCCGGTTCGACGCCCCGGTGGGCGGCGGTGCGATCGACCATCCGCGGCCGGACCGGCTGGAGCAGGGCAACCCGCGTCGCGAGACCTGGACGCTGTACGAGCCGGCCGCGGGCGACCTGTCGGCCGGCATCTGGGCCTGTGAGGTGGGCCGCTGGCGCATCGTGTTTCCGCCGGGCAAGCACGAGTATTTCTTCGTGCTGGAAGGCCATGTGCGTCTGCATGACGCGGCCGGTGGCTGGACGGACGTGCGTGCCGGGGAAGGTGCCGTCATCCCCGGCGGGTTTGTCGGGGCGTTCGAGGTGATCGAGCCCGTGCGCAAGCACTTCGTGCTCGTGGGCGGCTGA
- the orn gene encoding oligoribonuclease — protein MTDTTAPDTPVTLAKSDQNLIWIDLEMTGLKPESDRIIEIAVVVTDANLAVRVEGPVFAVHQSDAVLDKMDNWNKGTHGRSGLIDRVKASTVSEDEAAQAVIDFLKQYVPANKSPMCGNSICQDRRFLANYMPKLEAFFHYRNLDVSTLKELAKRWKPGLAEGFKKAQKHTALADIHESIDELAYYREHFLVK, from the coding sequence ATGACCGACACCACCGCCCCCGACACCCCCGTGACCCTGGCCAAGAGCGACCAGAACCTGATCTGGATCGACCTCGAGATGACGGGCCTCAAGCCCGAGAGCGACCGCATCATCGAAATCGCGGTGGTGGTGACCGACGCCAACCTGGCTGTGCGCGTGGAAGGGCCGGTGTTTGCCGTGCACCAGAGCGACGCCGTGCTCGACAAGATGGACAACTGGAACAAGGGCACGCACGGCCGCAGCGGCCTGATCGACCGCGTCAAGGCCTCGACCGTGAGCGAAGATGAGGCCGCCCAGGCCGTGATCGACTTCCTGAAGCAGTACGTGCCGGCCAACAAGTCGCCGATGTGCGGCAACTCGATCTGCCAGGACCGTCGCTTTCTGGCGAACTACATGCCGAAGCTGGAAGCCTTCTTCCACTACCGCAACCTGGATGTCAGCACGCTGAAGGAACTGGCCAAGCGCTGGAAGCCGGGCCTGGCCGAAGGCTTCAAGAAGGCGCAGAAGCACACTGCGCTGGCCGACATCCACGAATCCATCGACGAGCTGGCCTATTACCGCGAGCATTTCCTGGTGAAGTGA
- a CDS encoding M48 family metallopeptidase produces the protein MPSSTVTLLFAFFVAASVLVKLWLDTRQARHVARHRAAVPPAFADEVTLRSHQRAADYTLDKLRFGLVNTVVTTAVLLGWTLLGGLDVLNHAVRDLVFPRWGGLAYQLVLLGAFSAIGALIEMPLEAWHTFRIEQRHGFNRMGFGMWVGDHIKQALVGVVIGAPIAALILWLMGAAGNTWWLWAWAAWVSFSLLLMVVFPIFIAPLFNKFEPLQDDGLAQRVTGLMQRCGFKAKGFFVMDGSRRSAHANAYFTGLGSSKRVVFFDTLLSKLSHGEVEAVLAHELGHFKHKHVLKRMIMMFVMSLIGFALLGWLSRQMAFYTGLGASPNLGAPNDALALLLFMLALPPVMFFVAPVFSAFSRRDEYQADAYACAQASGTDLANALIKLYKDNSSTLTPDPVYVRFHYSHPPASERLAAMGALAHTPPHGAAQPA, from the coding sequence ATGCCATCCAGCACCGTCACCCTGCTTTTTGCCTTTTTCGTCGCGGCCTCCGTGCTCGTGAAGCTCTGGCTCGACACCCGCCAGGCCCGCCACGTCGCACGCCACCGCGCCGCTGTGCCACCCGCGTTTGCCGACGAGGTGACGCTGCGCAGCCACCAGCGCGCCGCCGACTACACGCTCGACAAGTTGCGTTTCGGCCTGGTGAACACCGTCGTGACCACCGCCGTGCTGCTCGGCTGGACGCTGCTGGGCGGCCTCGACGTGCTGAACCACGCGGTGCGCGATCTGGTCTTCCCCCGCTGGGGCGGCCTGGCCTACCAGCTTGTGCTGCTCGGCGCCTTCAGTGCCATCGGGGCCCTCATCGAGATGCCGCTCGAAGCGTGGCACACCTTCCGCATCGAGCAGCGCCACGGCTTCAACCGCATGGGCTTCGGCATGTGGGTGGGCGATCACATCAAGCAGGCGCTTGTTGGTGTCGTGATCGGTGCCCCGATTGCCGCCCTCATCCTGTGGCTGATGGGCGCGGCTGGCAACACCTGGTGGCTGTGGGCCTGGGCGGCCTGGGTGTCGTTCAGCCTGCTGCTGATGGTGGTCTTTCCGATCTTCATCGCACCGCTGTTCAACAAGTTCGAGCCGCTGCAGGACGACGGCCTGGCCCAGCGCGTGACCGGCCTGATGCAACGCTGTGGGTTCAAGGCCAAGGGCTTTTTCGTGATGGACGGCAGCCGCCGCTCTGCGCACGCCAACGCCTACTTCACCGGGCTGGGGTCGTCCAAGCGTGTGGTGTTCTTCGACACCTTGCTGTCCAAGCTCTCGCATGGCGAGGTCGAGGCCGTGCTGGCGCACGAACTGGGGCACTTCAAGCACAAACACGTGCTCAAGCGCATGATCATGATGTTCGTGATGAGCCTGATCGGCTTTGCGCTGCTGGGCTGGCTCTCGCGCCAGATGGCCTTCTACACCGGCCTGGGCGCCTCGCCCAACCTGGGCGCGCCGAACGATGCGCTGGCCCTGCTGCTGTTCATGCTCGCGTTGCCGCCCGTGATGTTCTTCGTCGCGCCGGTGTTCTCGGCCTTCTCGCGCCGTGACGAGTACCAGGCCGACGCCTATGCCTGTGCGCAGGCCAGCGGCACCGACCTGGCCAACGCCCTGATCAAGCTCTACAAGGACAACTCGTCCACCCTCACGCCCGACCCGGTGTACGTGCGCTTCCACTACTCGCACCCGCCCGCCTCCGAGCGCCTGGCCGCCATGGGCGCCCTCGCCCACACGCCGCCGCACGGCGCGGCCCAACCGGCATGA
- a CDS encoding 4a-hydroxytetrahydrobiopterin dehydratase: MSPLPLHQQRCEPRAGSPLSVAGQHAMLGQIPGWQVDASVPGGALQRTYSFPDFHRTMAFVNAVAWIAHEQDHHPDMAVSFNRCTLRWSTHSVGGVSLNDFICAARVDALGA; this comes from the coding sequence GTGAGCCCCCTTCCACTGCACCAGCAGCGTTGTGAGCCGCGCGCCGGCTCGCCGCTGTCCGTGGCCGGCCAGCACGCCATGCTCGGCCAGATCCCCGGCTGGCAGGTCGATGCCAGCGTGCCCGGCGGCGCGCTGCAGCGCACCTACAGCTTCCCCGACTTCCACCGCACCATGGCCTTCGTGAACGCCGTGGCCTGGATTGCCCACGAACAGGATCACCACCCCGACATGGCCGTGTCCTTCAACCGCTGCACGCTGCGCTGGTCGACCCATTCGGTCGGCGGCGTCTCGCTCAACGACTTCATCTGCGCTGCCCGCGTGGATGCGCTCGGCGCATGA
- the rsgA gene encoding ribosome small subunit-dependent GTPase A, translating into MKRGHPPAPQGRKGRPAREADTSGCTSGLVVSTHGRHVVVEPEEGPRLICHPRGKKSEAVVGDRVLWQHTLDGGDEGVIVQVEPRRSLLWRQDEWRSKSFAANLDQLLMWIAVEPVFSEAQLTRALIAAESADIPPTIVLNKIDLPGADAARARLAPYRAMGYRVVELSLKADTEGARAQMAPLLDGKATLVLGPSGAGKSTLINTLLPEARAEVGEISQALNSGRHTTTTSLWYWMDKAAGTAVIDSPGFQEFGLHHIPPTDLARWMPDIGKHVADCRFHNCTHRQEPGCAVRAAVERGEISPIRLSLFNDLFEELSQPRW; encoded by the coding sequence ATGAAGCGGGGTCACCCGCCCGCCCCGCAGGGCCGCAAGGGACGCCCGGCCCGCGAAGCCGACACCTCGGGCTGCACCAGCGGCCTGGTCGTTTCCACGCACGGCCGCCACGTGGTCGTCGAGCCCGAGGAGGGCCCGCGCCTGATCTGCCACCCCCGCGGCAAGAAGAGCGAAGCGGTGGTGGGTGACCGGGTGCTGTGGCAACACACACTCGATGGCGGCGATGAAGGGGTGATCGTGCAGGTCGAGCCGCGCCGCAGCCTGCTGTGGCGCCAGGACGAATGGCGCAGCAAGTCGTTTGCCGCCAACCTCGACCAGTTGCTGATGTGGATCGCGGTCGAGCCCGTGTTCAGCGAAGCGCAGCTCACGCGCGCCCTGATCGCCGCCGAATCGGCCGACATCCCGCCGACCATCGTGCTCAACAAGATCGACCTGCCCGGTGCCGACGCTGCCCGCGCCCGCCTGGCGCCCTACCGCGCCATGGGTTACCGGGTGGTCGAGCTCTCGCTGAAGGCCGACACCGAAGGCGCCCGGGCGCAGATGGCCCCGCTGCTCGACGGCAAGGCGACGCTGGTGCTGGGTCCCTCGGGCGCCGGCAAGAGCACGCTCATCAACACCCTGCTGCCCGAGGCGCGGGCCGAGGTCGGCGAGATCTCGCAGGCGCTGAACTCCGGTCGCCACACCACCACCACCAGCCTTTGGTACTGGATGGACAAGGCCGCCGGCACCGCCGTCATCGACTCGCCCGGCTTTCAGGAGTTCGGCCTGCATCACATCCCGCCCACCGATCTGGCGCGCTGGATGCCCGACATCGGCAAGCACGTGGCCGACTGTCGCTTCCACAACTGCACGCACCGGCAGGAGCCGGGCTGCGCCGTGCGCGCCGCCGTCGAGCGCGGTGAGATCAGCCCGATCCGCCTGAGCCTGTTCAACGACCTGTTCGAGGAGCTGAGCCAGCCCCGCTGGTGA
- a CDS encoding CobD/CbiB family protein — protein sequence MSFFAVLFALLAEQLKPLSNLNPIHHGLTAWVRWVGRNFDAGAEVHARVVWGITVVASAALVAILYVFVNRYSTLLALAFDVAVLYLTLGFRQFSHHYTDIRDALEQGREERARELLAHWQNVDASDLPRTEILRHVIEFSLLAAHRHVFGVFFWFVALSTFGLGPAGAVLYRMAEFAGRYWSYKSRVTGQPTHDRLMALSQTMFALIDHVPARLTAFGFAVVGNFEDAIDAWRRHAVLWAHPNEGTILSAASGAIGVRLGGQVAPATGRAFGDVSRTVVSGDSPDVIDAEGSTTGAPPEMAHLRSVVGLVWRSVVLWMLLLALLSLANLIG from the coding sequence ATGAGCTTTTTTGCCGTGCTGTTCGCCCTGCTCGCCGAACAGCTCAAACCCCTCTCGAACCTCAACCCCATTCACCACGGCCTGACGGCCTGGGTGCGCTGGGTCGGGCGCAATTTCGATGCGGGGGCCGAGGTGCATGCGCGCGTGGTCTGGGGGATCACCGTGGTGGCGTCGGCGGCGCTGGTGGCCATCCTGTACGTCTTCGTCAACCGCTACAGCACCCTGCTTGCGCTGGCGTTCGACGTGGCCGTGCTGTACCTGACGCTGGGCTTCCGGCAGTTCAGCCACCATTACACCGACATCCGCGATGCGCTCGAACAGGGTCGTGAAGAGCGCGCCCGCGAACTGCTCGCCCACTGGCAGAACGTCGATGCGAGCGACCTGCCGCGCACCGAGATCCTGCGCCATGTCATCGAGTTCTCGCTGCTGGCGGCGCACCGCCACGTGTTCGGCGTGTTCTTCTGGTTCGTGGCGCTCTCCACCTTTGGCCTGGGCCCGGCGGGCGCGGTGCTCTACCGCATGGCCGAGTTTGCCGGCCGCTACTGGTCGTACAAGAGCCGCGTGACCGGCCAGCCGACGCATGACCGCCTGATGGCCCTGTCGCAGACGATGTTCGCGCTCATCGACCACGTGCCCGCGCGCCTGACGGCATTTGGCTTTGCGGTGGTGGGCAACTTCGAGGACGCGATCGACGCGTGGCGCCGCCATGCGGTGCTCTGGGCTCACCCGAACGAAGGCACCATCCTGTCGGCGGCATCCGGGGCCATTGGCGTGCGCCTGGGCGGGCAGGTGGCACCGGCCACCGGCCGCGCCTTCGGCGACGTCAGCCGCACCGTGGTCAGCGGCGATTCGCCGGACGTGATCGACGCCGAAGGCAGCACCACCGGCGCACCGCCCGAAATGGCGCACCTGCGCAGCGTGGTGGGCCTGGTGTGGCGCTCGGTCGTGCTGTGGATGCTGCTGCTGGCGCTGCTGTCGCTGGCCAACCTGATCGGCTGA
- a CDS encoding CoA pyrophosphatase, with protein MTVSIDPRVAELLGHDHHLPPVDPQRFSQQALVERFLSPPVWQPDISIERWASPPDPVHAAVLVPIVMRPEPAVLLTQRTATLRKHAGQISFPGGRSEPGDPDPVATALREAHEEVGLPPERVHVLGQMPRYTTGTGFIVTPVVGLIAPQPHETPMLALQPDPSEVAEAFEVPLSFLMDPRHHQRRAFGVPAIEMGRDNPRIEFFSMPWRPGAESDREYFIWGATAAMLRNLYRFLSA; from the coding sequence ATGACCGTTTCCATCGACCCCCGCGTCGCCGAACTGCTCGGTCACGATCACCATCTCCCGCCGGTCGACCCGCAACGCTTCTCGCAGCAGGCGCTGGTCGAGCGCTTTCTGTCGCCGCCCGTGTGGCAGCCCGACATCTCGATCGAGCGCTGGGCCAGTCCGCCCGATCCGGTTCATGCGGCGGTGCTGGTGCCCATCGTGATGCGCCCCGAGCCCGCCGTGCTGCTGACCCAACGCACGGCCACGCTGCGCAAGCACGCGGGCCAGATCAGCTTCCCGGGTGGGCGCAGTGAGCCCGGTGACCCGGACCCGGTGGCGACCGCCTTGCGCGAGGCCCACGAGGAGGTGGGCCTGCCGCCCGAGCGCGTGCACGTGCTGGGCCAGATGCCGCGCTACACCACGGGCACCGGCTTCATCGTGACGCCGGTGGTGGGCCTGATTGCGCCCCAGCCGCACGAGACGCCGATGCTGGCGCTGCAGCCCGATCCGAGCGAGGTGGCCGAGGCCTTCGAGGTGCCGCTGTCCTTCCTGATGGATCCGCGCCATCACCAGCGGCGGGCCTTCGGCGTGCCGGCCATCGAAATGGGGCGCGACAACCCGCGCATCGAGTTCTTCTCGATGCCGTGGCGGCCCGGCGCCGAGTCCGATCGCGAGTATTTCATCTGGGGTGCCACCGCCGCGATGTTGCGAAATTTATACCGCTTCCTTTCCGCGTGA
- the rplS gene encoding 50S ribosomal protein L19, giving the protein MSNIIQQLEQEEIARLNKTIPSFAPGDTVIVNVNVVEGTRKRVQAYEGVVIAKRNRGLNSSFIVRKISSGEGVERTFQLYSPLIASIEVKRRGDVRRAKLYYLRQRSGKSARIKEKLA; this is encoded by the coding sequence ATGTCCAACATCATCCAACAGCTCGAGCAAGAAGAAATCGCTCGTCTGAACAAGACCATCCCGTCGTTCGCCCCTGGCGACACCGTGATCGTGAACGTGAACGTGGTTGAAGGCACCCGCAAGCGTGTGCAGGCCTACGAAGGCGTCGTGATCGCCAAGCGCAACCGCGGCCTGAACTCCAGCTTCATCGTCCGCAAGATCTCCAGCGGCGAAGGCGTCGAGCGTACGTTCCAGCTGTACAGCCCGCTGATCGCGTCGATCGAAGTCAAGCGCCGCGGTGACGTCCGCCGCGCCAAGCTGTACTACCTCCGCCAGCGTTCGGGCAAGTCGGCTCGAATCAAGGAGAAGCTCGCCTGA
- the trmD gene encoding tRNA (guanosine(37)-N1)-methyltransferase TrmD, producing MRFDVITLFPELFAPFQSVGVTRRAFETRAVDVRLWPLRDHAEGVYRRVDDRPFGGGPGMVMLVEPLVRCLAAIRASQAADGGARLPVVLFSPAGRPLTQQRVEALAASPGAVLLCGRYEGIDQRFIDAHVDEEISLGDYVLSGGELPALTLMDAVARLQPGVLHDAASHQQDSFSDGLLDCPHYSRPEVLPLPAREGGEPIEQGVPPVLLSGHHAHIARWRREQQLAITLRRRPELIAAARERGELSKKDEDFLRGLTL from the coding sequence GTGCGCTTCGACGTCATCACCCTGTTTCCCGAGTTGTTCGCCCCGTTTCAGAGCGTGGGCGTGACCCGTCGCGCCTTCGAGACGCGGGCGGTGGACGTGCGCCTGTGGCCGCTGCGCGACCATGCAGAGGGGGTGTACCGCCGTGTCGACGACCGGCCTTTCGGGGGTGGCCCCGGCATGGTCATGCTGGTCGAGCCGTTGGTGCGCTGCCTGGCTGCCATCCGCGCCTCGCAGGCGGCCGACGGCGGCGCCAGGCTGCCCGTTGTGCTGTTCAGCCCCGCGGGCCGCCCGCTCACGCAGCAACGCGTCGAAGCGCTGGCGGCCTCGCCGGGCGCCGTGCTGCTGTGCGGCCGCTACGAAGGCATCGACCAGCGTTTCATCGACGCACACGTCGACGAGGAAATCAGCCTGGGCGACTACGTGCTGTCGGGCGGCGAGTTGCCCGCGCTGACGCTCATGGATGCGGTGGCGCGCCTGCAACCCGGTGTGCTGCACGATGCCGCCTCGCACCAGCAGGACAGCTTCTCGGACGGCTTGCTGGATTGCCCGCACTACAGCCGCCCCGAGGTGCTGCCGCTGCCTGCGCGTGAAGGCGGTGAGCCGATCGAGCAGGGCGTGCCACCGGTGCTGCTGTCGGGGCACCACGCCCACATTGCGCGCTGGCGCCGTGAGCAGCAGCTCGCGATCACGTTGCGTCGCCGCCCCGAGTTGATCGCTGCAGCGCGCGAACGTGGCGAGTTGTCGAAGAAAGATGAAGACTTTCTGCGCGGACTGACGCTATAA